The Ciona intestinalis chromosome 11, KH, whole genome shotgun sequence genome has a segment encoding these proteins:
- the LOC100184894 gene encoding somatostatin receptor type 2-like gives MSSNDVLVNTDAKVAFSGVICAVGLVGNFLVMFVVLVLREFRKSVTHWYVLQLAIADSLFLISLPFKMIEDINGYWMYPEWMCKGKETLLFLNYYTSVSFLMIMSIDRYIAVCHPFSDTLQRLRKPKSAIIITVTTWVAGLLICIPVMLYSFKVGIQPNCRCTYQFPKPAIDHMASCLDNNLTLAECEAVQVHSLPEGPEQHCKSLSLGLGGGGNTPDYNYAATEATNVFSGDGASDVINNSTNDVMNNGTTNGTSDGGDYFGANEATGMSSSDGDVMYNGTSDVTNDTDGDQSYTDYNYDYTDTFTDGTPESCHYHTRAYGFKVFNIFNFVVMFILPLAVMGACYGLIIFRLTSGPLKDKSESRSGTNKSSKSEKDRRRVTIMCLCLVGCFFVCWLPFHAVHIAKIVGISGQTDALCRILPVVASLLAYSNSALNPYLYSFLGGNFAQRWKAATGSVKKSVTKAPSTSNSGVGAVHFKKKRNDNSSSQVSNTAITRLNRKSKPIDSSMDGSNTASNI, from the exons ATGTCGTCTAATGATGTGCTGGTAAATACAG ACGCAAAAGTTGCATTCTCTGGCGTTATATGCGCGGTCGGACTGGTTGGGAATTTCCTAGTTATGTTCGTTGTTCTAGTTTTGCGGGAATTTCGAAAATCTGTCACTCATTG GTACGTCCTCCAGTTAGCCATAGCTGACTCGCTGTTCCTAATATCTCTTCCGTTCAAAATGATTGAGGACATTAATGGATACTGGATGTACCCGGAGTGGATGTGCAAAGGGAAAGAAACTTTATTGTTTCTCAACTATTATACTTCCGTGTCGTTTCTAATG ATTATGAGTATAGACCGTTACATCGCCGTCTGTCATCCTTTCTCAGATACATTACAACGACTACGCAAACCCAAATCAGCAATTATAATAacagttacaacatgggtggcCGGTTTGCTTATATGCATACCTGTTATGCTGTACAGCTTCAAAGTTGGAATCCAACCCAACTGTAGATGCAC ATACCAATTCCCGAAGCCAGCGATCGATCACATGGCTAGTTGCTTGGACAATAACCTCACGTTAGCTGAATGTGAAGCAGTTCAAGTCCATTCTTTACCTGAGGGACCGGAGCAACATTGCAA GTCATTAAGTCTCGGTTTGGGTGGCGGCGGTAATACACCTGATTATAACTACGCTGCAACGGAAGCAACGAACGTCTTTTCCGGTGACGGTgccagtgacgtcataaacaatagtaccaatgacgtcatgaatAACGGCACGACAAACGGAACATCGGATGGGGGCGACTACTTTGGTGCAAATGAAGCAACTGGCATGAGTTCGAGTGACGGTGACGTCATGTACAATGGtaccagtgacgtcacaaatgaCACTGATGGCGACCAATCGTATACCGACTATAATTACGACTACAC CGATACGTTTACGGACGGCACGCCCGAGTCTTGCCATTACCATACCAGAGCTTATGGGTTTAAAGTTTTCAACATCTTCAACTtcgttgtaatgtttattctCCCGCTGGCG GTGATGGGCGCGTGTTATGGTCTTATTATATTCCGCCTTACGTCGGGACCGTTGAAAGATAAAAGTGAGAGTCGATCGGGGACGAATAAATCGTCAAAGTCGGAGAAAGATCGCCGCCGTGTGACGATTATGTGCTTATGTTTGGTTGGATGTTTCTTCGTGTGTTGGTTGCCATTCCATGCAGTTCACATTGCCAAAATAGTCGGAATATCTGGACAAACT GATGCGCTGTGTAGGATATTACCGGTTGTTGCATCATTACTGGCTTATTCAAACTCCGCACTTAATCCCTACCTCTACAGCTTTCTGGGCGGAAACTTTGCACAACGTTGGAA gGCCGCTACAGGCAGCGTTAAAAAATCCGTTACTAAGGCCCCATCAACGTCAAACTCTGGAGTCGGAGCggttcattttaaaaagaaaagaaacgACAACTCTAGCAGTCAAGTATCTAATACAGCGATTACTCGACTTAACAG gaAAAGTAAACCGATCGATTCGTCGATGGACGGTTCGAACACGGCGTCCAATATTTGA
- the LOC108949905 gene encoding enoyl-CoA delta isomerase 1, mitochondrial-like yields the protein MTEQCGNKGFELKNDETSGITTITLSSAPANTLSLELLTNLIEKLRDIEKDDSVKGVLVTSKYNGETFISGLNSYDMHNQTDERLAKYWTAVQDIHFTMYSFGKPIVAAINGDAVAGGCAFVLTCDYRVMMKGKRTGLPEAQFGIVAPFFYIDVMKSVIGNRQCELALLEGKIFSTEEAAKVGLVDEAVDLNLVLPNAMKKLQHLVKIPQPAFKLTKQTLRQADIEKFIANRDQNLKVTVGLIQQPFAQVAFGNIIKQLEAQRQSK from the coding sequence ATGACAGAACAATGTGGAAACAAAGGATTCGAATTAAAGAACGATGAAACTTCCGGAATAACAACAATTACATTATCATCGGCGCCTGCTAACACCTTGTCCCTCGAACTGTTGACAAATTTGATCGAGAAGTTGAGAGATATCGAAAAAGATGATTCCGTGAAAGGCGTCTTGGTTACCTCGAAATACAATGGCGAGACTTTCATCTCAGGTCTTAATTCTTATGATATGCACAACCAAACCGATGAACGACTCGCGAAATACTGGACTGCTGTACAAGACATCCATTTCACAATGTACAGCTTTGGGAAGCCGATCGTAGCTGCTATAAACGGAGACGCTGTAGCTGGTGGGTGTGCTTTCGTTTTGACTTGCGACTACAGAGTCATGATGAAAGGCAAAAGAACTGGATTGCCAGAAGCTCAATTCGGGATCGTGGCCCCGTTTTTCTACATTGACGTCATGAAATCGGTGATCGGGAACCGCCAATGCGAACTTGCTCTCTTGGAAGGAAAGATCTTTTCAACTGAAGAAGCTGCTAAAGTTGGTCTTGTAGACGAAGCTGTGGATCTCAACCTTGTCCTCCCAAACGCAATGAAGAAATTGCagcatttagttaaaatccCACAACCTGCGTTTAAACTGACCAAACAAACGTTAAGACAAGCTGACATTGAAAAGTTTATCGCTAACAGAGACCAGAACCTTAAAGTTACTGTCGGTTTAATCCAACAACCGTTTGCCCAGGTTGCGTTtggaaatattattaaacaattggaGGCGCAGCGTCAATCAAAGTGA
- the LOC100180987 gene encoding alpha-(1,6)-fucosyltransferase: MLRRGQRVFIFIGILLSALNIFITWKSCVTSSEFSNAQQSQQTHVDVILEQLQLQQNEYKAVLHLADDVISRLKREAATTTTTSHTRLSTSTETIPTTTETQRPASHNLAQDPYIRKLLNDAHELQLTFRARFGSPSNESDPNYYVQWMIDQQNALINNIEEFRDQNLEARGEAARKLQDLVQKRINYLQNPKDCRSNRKLVCAIHKKCGFGCQLHHLSYCMMTAYGTGRTMILVSKLWLYNPGGWEEIFEPLSATCTQTFNFKPQVWRGELESANELEVMLPAVDQLPKAPRFAPLGIPEDLADELDQFHGSPGVWWVGQFIKYIFRPRPWLRKELDGYEVTVDYSTPIVGVHVRRTDKIGKEASFHAIDEYMKHVDDWFDRYDQQRNSQQQEPTRRRVYLATDDPTLLPIAKAKFPHYTFVSFVHFSRTAGSLFHRYSTDSLRGVIADIHLLSKCNYLVCTFSSQVCRVAYELMQTLHPDASNYFHSLDDVYYYGGQTAHEQTAVLDHDPKPGSQEIELRVGDVVGIAGNHWDGFSKGTNRRTKQTGLYPSYKTKEIFPLVKYPTYPQANGGT; encoded by the exons ATGCTTCGCCGAGGCCAGAGagtgtttatatttatcgGTATCTTGCTTTCGGctttaaatatctttataaCTTGGAAATCATG tgtgacgtcatcagagtTCTCGAACGCACAACAATCACAACAAACACACGTCGATGTAATTCTCGAACAACTTCAATTACAACAGAATGAATATAAGGCGGTGCTTCACCtggctgatgacgtcatcag TCGGTTAAAACGCGAAGCTGCAACGACAACAACGACGTCACATACTCGTCTTTCTACGTCAACTGAAACAATTCCCACAACAACCG AAACACAACGACCGGCCAGTCACAATCTTGCACAGGATCCTTACATACGTAAACTATTGAACGACGCCCATGAACTACAGTTAACATTCAGAGCAAGGTTTGGATCTCCAAGCAACGAATCGGATCCTAATTATTATGTCCAATGGATGATCGACcaacaaaa TGCGTTGATAAATAACATAGAGGAATTTCGCGACCAAAACTTGGAAGCACGTGGTGAAGCTGCGAGGAAACTGCAGGATCTTGTGCAGAAACGAATCAACTACTTACAA AATCCTAAAGACTGCCGCTCCAATCGTAAACTGGTTTGCGCAATCCATAAGAAATGTGGGTTTGGTTGTCAACTCCACCACTTAAGCTATTGTATGATGACAGCATATGGTACAGGGCGTACTATGATATTGGTATCAAAGCTGTGGTTATATAACCCTGGTGGATGGGAAGAGATATTTGAACCGCTAAGCGCAACTTGCACGCAAACTTTCAATTTCAAACCTCAAGTGTGGAGAG GTGAGCTCGAATCAGCGAACGAACTTGAAGTGATGCTTCCCGCTGTTGATCAATTACCAAAAGCTCCAAGGTTTGCTCCTCTTGGCATCCCGGAGGACCTTGCTGATGAATTGGATCAGTTCCATGGAAGCCCAGGGGTCTGGTGGGTTGGTCAGTTCATTAAATACATCTTCCGACCTCGGCCGTGGCTTCGTAAGGAATTGGATGGTTATGAAGTGACTGTTGATTATTCAACGCCTATAGTCGG CGTTCATGTTCGGCGTACAGACAAGATTGGTAAAGAAGCTTCATTTCACGCGATTGATGAATACATGAAACACGTGGATGATTGGTTTGATAGATACGATCAACAACGAAACTCACAACAGCAGGAACCAACCCGAAGAAGGGTCTATCTCGCTACTGACGACCCAACGCTGTTACCAATAGCTAAAGCAAA gTTCCCACATTATACGTTTGTGAGTTTCGTTCATTTCTCGAGAACCGCAGGTTCGTTGTTTCATCGTTATTCAACTGACAGCTTGAGAGGGGTCATTGCTGATATACATTTGCTATCAAAATGCAATTACCTTGTGTGTACGTTTTCCTCACAG GTTTGTCGCGTTGCTTACGAACTAATGCAAACCTTACATCCTGATGCTTCAAACTACTTCCATTCGCTTGATGACGTTTATTATTACGGTGGCCAAACCGCTCATGAACAAACAGCTGTGTTAGATCATGACCCAAAACCTGGGAGCCAGGAGATTGAACTGAGGGTTGGAGATGTGGTTGGTATTGCTGGCAATCACTGGGATGGATTTTCTAAAGGGACGAACAGACGCACTAAACAAACAGGGCTATATCCTTCATATAAAACTAAAGAGATATTTCCATTAGTGAAGTACCCAACCTACCCACAAGCTAACGGTGGCACTTAA
- the LOC100176299 gene encoding serine/threonine-protein kinase Nek2 isoform X2 yields the protein MPSKLSDYDILHLIGSGSYGKCLKVRRRSDSKILVWKDMDYGSMTEPEKQQLVSEVNLLRELKHRFIVRYHDRIIDRSKSRLYLIMEYCAGGDLASLITKCRRERNFLEEDFILKIFCQLLLALQACHGQRRRNGNQGKVLHRDLKPANVFLDENKDVKLGDFGLARVLNHDTSFAKTFVGTPYYMSPEQMNKMQYNDKSDIWSLGCLIYELCALVPPFTAPNQKMLAVKIKEGQFRRIPSKYSNELQDCVASMLNLTSTSRPSLEHILSLNILKKHAKEHDELNSSVNSQSPVVSTEEKHGVGKAIVNHRRLSPVSDIPDDRSSPSAILKAREASLDERTREVERSERDLQRRERLLEDREKAAEEKMRTAESLIRQYRELCDDRKIIQDSSNINQYRLDLISNKKQVHFAGDSKFKENRDVLGGLGNMRYNGGKAGLDYGKLHNARMDDIHRKYREVQKPSYYKKRPVLGIR from the exons ATGCCTTCAAAACTGAGTGATTACGACATTCTTCATCTGATTGGGTCGGGCTCGTATGGAAAATGCTTGAAAGTTCGAAGAAGAAGTGACAGCAAAATCCTGGTGTGGAAAGACATGGACTACGGGTCAATGACTGAACCTGAGAAGCAACAACTTGTTTCGGAGGTTAATCTACTGAGAGAGCTAAAGCACCGCTTCATTGTGAGATATCATGATCGTATTATCGATCGTTCCAAGAGCAGATTATATCTGATAATGGAATATTGTGCTGGTGGAGACCTTGCAAGTTTAATCACCAAATGCAGAAGAGAACGAAACTTTTTGGAAgaagattttattttgaag ATATTCTGCCAACTCTTGCTTGCCTTACAAGCTTGCCACGGTCAGCGGCGTCGAAACGGCAACCAGGGCAAAGTTTTACATCGAGATTTAAAGCCGGCAAATGTCTTTCTTGATGAAAACAAAGACGTCAAGTTAGGAGACTTTGGATTGGCTCGTGTGCTAAACCATGATACAAGTTTTGCGAAAACTTTTGTTGGAACTCCATACTACATGTCACCTGAGCAAATGAATAAGATGCAATACAATGATAAGTCTGATATTTGGTCGCTGGGCTGCTTGATTTATGAGTTATGTGCGCTGGTCCCACCATTCACTGCTCCAAACCAAAAGATGCTTGccgttaaaataaaagaaggaCAATTCCGTCGAATTCCATCTAAATATTCAAATGAACTTCAA GATTGTGTTGCATCAATGTTGAACCTCACATCAACATCTCGTCCATCACTTGAACATATACTTAGTTTAAACATCTTAAAGAAACACGCGAAAGAACATGACGAGCTCAACTCTTCAGTGAATTCCCAGTCCCCTGTTGTATCTACTGAGGAGAAACATG GAGTTGGGAAGGCAATCGTAAACCACAGAAGATTATCCCCAGTTAGTGATATACCTGATGACCG ATCCTCACCAAGTGCGATCCTGAAAGCAAGGGAGGCATCATTGGATGAGAGGACACGAGAGGTTGAGAGATCCGAGCGCGATCTTCAGAGAAGGGAGAGACTCTTGGAAGATCGGGAGAAAGCAGCGGAAGAGAAGATGAGAACGGCTGAGTCGTTGATCCGGCAATATCGAGAACTTTGCGACGATCGAAAAATTATTCAAGATTCATCGAATATTAACCA GTACCGCCTGGACCTAATCAGCAACAAAAAACAAGTTCATTTTGCCGGCGATTCGAAGTTTAAGGAAAACCGAGATGTTTTGGGTGGGTTGGGTAATATGAGGTATAATGGTGGGAAGGCAGGGCTGGATTATGGGAAGCTACATAACGCTAGGATGGATGATATACATAGAAAGTACAGGGAAGTCCAGAAGCCAAGTTATTATAAGAAGAGGCCTGTACTTGGTATCAGGTGA
- the LOC100176299 gene encoding serine/threonine-protein kinase Nek2 isoform X1 produces the protein MPSKLSDYDILHLIGSGSYGKCLKVRRRSDSKILVWKDMDYGSMTEPEKQQLVSEVNLLRELKHRFIVRYHDRIIDRSKSRLYLIMEYCAGGDLASLITKCRRERNFLEEDFILKIFCQLLLALQACHGQRRRNGNQGKVLHRDLKPANVFLDENKDVKLGDFGLARVLNHDTSFAKTFVGTPYYMSPEQMNKMQYNDKSDIWSLGCLIYELCALVPPFTAPNQKMLAVKIKEGQFRRIPSKYSNELQDCVASMLNLTSTSRPSLEHILSLNILKKHAKEHDELNSSVNSQSPVVSTEEKHAGVGKAIVNHRRLSPVSDIPDDRSSPSAILKAREASLDERTREVERSERDLQRRERLLEDREKAAEEKMRTAESLIRQYRELCDDRKIIQDSSNINQYRLDLISNKKQVHFAGDSKFKENRDVLGGLGNMRYNGGKAGLDYGKLHNARMDDIHRKYREVQKPSYYKKRPVLGIR, from the exons ATGCCTTCAAAACTGAGTGATTACGACATTCTTCATCTGATTGGGTCGGGCTCGTATGGAAAATGCTTGAAAGTTCGAAGAAGAAGTGACAGCAAAATCCTGGTGTGGAAAGACATGGACTACGGGTCAATGACTGAACCTGAGAAGCAACAACTTGTTTCGGAGGTTAATCTACTGAGAGAGCTAAAGCACCGCTTCATTGTGAGATATCATGATCGTATTATCGATCGTTCCAAGAGCAGATTATATCTGATAATGGAATATTGTGCTGGTGGAGACCTTGCAAGTTTAATCACCAAATGCAGAAGAGAACGAAACTTTTTGGAAgaagattttattttgaag ATATTCTGCCAACTCTTGCTTGCCTTACAAGCTTGCCACGGTCAGCGGCGTCGAAACGGCAACCAGGGCAAAGTTTTACATCGAGATTTAAAGCCGGCAAATGTCTTTCTTGATGAAAACAAAGACGTCAAGTTAGGAGACTTTGGATTGGCTCGTGTGCTAAACCATGATACAAGTTTTGCGAAAACTTTTGTTGGAACTCCATACTACATGTCACCTGAGCAAATGAATAAGATGCAATACAATGATAAGTCTGATATTTGGTCGCTGGGCTGCTTGATTTATGAGTTATGTGCGCTGGTCCCACCATTCACTGCTCCAAACCAAAAGATGCTTGccgttaaaataaaagaaggaCAATTCCGTCGAATTCCATCTAAATATTCAAATGAACTTCAA GATTGTGTTGCATCAATGTTGAACCTCACATCAACATCTCGTCCATCACTTGAACATATACTTAGTTTAAACATCTTAAAGAAACACGCGAAAGAACATGACGAGCTCAACTCTTCAGTGAATTCCCAGTCCCCTGTTGTATCTACTGAGGAGAAACATG CAGGAGTTGGGAAGGCAATCGTAAACCACAGAAGATTATCCCCAGTTAGTGATATACCTGATGACCG ATCCTCACCAAGTGCGATCCTGAAAGCAAGGGAGGCATCATTGGATGAGAGGACACGAGAGGTTGAGAGATCCGAGCGCGATCTTCAGAGAAGGGAGAGACTCTTGGAAGATCGGGAGAAAGCAGCGGAAGAGAAGATGAGAACGGCTGAGTCGTTGATCCGGCAATATCGAGAACTTTGCGACGATCGAAAAATTATTCAAGATTCATCGAATATTAACCA GTACCGCCTGGACCTAATCAGCAACAAAAAACAAGTTCATTTTGCCGGCGATTCGAAGTTTAAGGAAAACCGAGATGTTTTGGGTGGGTTGGGTAATATGAGGTATAATGGTGGGAAGGCAGGGCTGGATTATGGGAAGCTACATAACGCTAGGATGGATGATATACATAGAAAGTACAGGGAAGTCCAGAAGCCAAGTTATTATAAGAAGAGGCCTGTACTTGGTATCAGGTGA